In Anopheles gambiae chromosome 2, idAnoGambNW_F1_1, whole genome shotgun sequence, a single window of DNA contains:
- the LOC1269991 gene encoding 1-acyl-sn-glycerol-3-phosphate acyltransferase gamma, whose protein sequence is MAGFLSMLKQSTLVHLCFAISFFTSGLIINTVQCILYVGLKPFNKHLYRTIGYYLCYSFYSQLVFLADWWSDTKLNVYASDEDMKYCGTEHVLLLMNHTYEIDWLLGWMFCEKVRVLGNCKAYAKKVIQYIPTIGWAWKFAEFVFLERSFEKDREIIGRQINEILDYPDPVWLLLNAEGTRFTEQKHEASVKFAQEKGMVPLKHHLIPRTKGFTASLPFLREKCPAVLDIQLAISKDSKVKPTIFNILNGKQIEAHLCVRRFPTGTLPEREEDAAVWLQDLFREKDRMQDSFHRTGSFFTDSGVAERPKLQLHRRPTTLVNTAFWVVATLTPMLYYLVMLLFSGEILYFSIGAGILFAFYMLMVKAIGMSKISKASSYGAEKLKNGHSPTHEPVEPTAAESSKDK, encoded by the exons GTACGTCGGGCTGAAGCCGTTCAACAAGCATCTATATCGAACGATCGGTTACTATCTTTGCTATTCGTTTTACTCCC AGCTTGTCTTTCTGGCCGACTGGTGGTCGGACACGAAGCTAAACGTGTACGCTAGCGACGAGGACATGAAGTACTGCGGCACCGagcacgtgctgctgctgatgaaccACACGTACGAGATCGACTGGCTGCTCGGGTGGATGTTCTGCGAGAAGGTGCGCGTGCTGGGCAACTGCAAAGCGTACGCGAAGAAGGTCATCCAGTACATACCCACCATCGGGTGGGCGTGGAAGTTTGCCGAGTTTGTGTTTCTCGAGCGCTCGTTCGAGAAGGATCGGGAAATCATTGGCCGGCAGATTAACGAAATCCTCGACTATCCCGACCCggtgtggctgctgctgaacgCGGAAGGTACGCGCTTTACCGAGCAGAAGCACGAAGCGTCGGTGAAGTTTGCGCAGGAGAAGGGTATGGTGCCGCTGAAGCATCATCTGATCCCGCGCACGAAGGGTTTCACCGCGAGCTTGCCGTTTCTGCGCGAAAAGTGTCCGGCCGTGCTGGACATTCAGCTGGCCATTAGCAAGGACTCGAAG GTTAAGCCGACGATTTTCAACATCCTGAACGGCAAACAGATCGAGGCGCACTTGTGCGTGCGCCGTTTCCCCACCGGGACGCTGCCGGAGCGCGAGGAAGACGCCGCCGTCTGGCTGCAGGATCTGTTCCGCGAGAAGGACCGAATGCAGGACAGCTTCCACCGGACCGGTAGCTTCTTTACCGATTCCGGCGTGGCCGAGCGGCCCAAGCTGCAGCTGCACCGCCGACCGACGACGCTCGTCAATACTGCCTTCTGGGTGGTGGCCACCCTTACCCCGATGCTCTACTACctggtgatgctgctgttcaGTGGCGAGATTCTGTACTTTTCGATCGGTGCCGGCATTCTCTTTGCCT TTTACATGCTGATGGTGAAGGCGATCGGTATGTCCAAGATCAGCAAAGCTTCGTCGTACGGTGCGGAAAAGCTGAAAAATGGCCACAGTCCCACCCACGAACCGGTGGAACCGACCGCTGCCGAATCGTCCAAGGATAAGTag